A region from the Acidobacteriota bacterium genome encodes:
- a CDS encoding PadR family transcriptional regulator, with protein sequence MCLLALIAEEPSYGYEMVDKLQGRGLALVSEGSIYPLLSRLQKKGYIEGYFVESTGGPPRKYYRIAPPGRVRLDEWATEWRRLASGVEQVLNGGGRD encoded by the coding sequence ATGTGTCTCCTGGCGCTCATCGCCGAGGAGCCGAGTTACGGATATGAGATGGTGGACAAGTTGCAGGGGCGTGGTTTGGCGCTGGTCAGCGAAGGCAGCATCTATCCGCTGCTGAGCAGGCTGCAGAAGAAGGGGTACATCGAGGGCTACTTCGTAGAGTCGACGGGGGGCCCGCCCCGCAAGTACTACAGGATTGCCCCGCCGGGTCGTGTCAGACTCGACGAATGGGCAACAGAGTGGAGACGCCTCGCATCGGGCGTCGAGCAGGTTCTGAATGGAGGTGGACGTGACTGA